One genomic region from Prunus persica cultivar Lovell chromosome G3, Prunus_persica_NCBIv2, whole genome shotgun sequence encodes:
- the LOC18782371 gene encoding aspartic proteinase PCS1 gives MALSQKTMLLISLFFLISPSLSAKENKYLNNTTFSLSFPLTSSQLSLAPNTSKPLHHASLISNSRRIPRLTSYNQKLSFKYSMAPIVSLPIGTPPQTQQMVLDTGSQLSWIQCHKKTPKSKPPPPPMASFDPSLSSTFSVLPCTHPICKPRVPDFTLPTSCDQNKLCHYSYFFADGTLAEGNLVREKFTFSPSVSTPPLILGCAKDTSDSKGILGMNRGRVSFASEAKITKFSYCIPARPAQTGSNLPTGTFYLGNNPNSAGFRYVDMLTFDPSQRMPNLDPLAYTVVMLGIRIGGKKLSILPSVFRHDPSGAGQTMIDSGSEFTYFVDEAYTKVREEIVRLVGPRLKNGYVYAGVADMCFDGHDVEIGRLIGDMVFEFDKGVEIVTTKEQILADVGGGVRCVAIGQSSKLGAASNIIGNFHQQNQWVEFDLSNRRVGFGRADCSRSV, from the coding sequence ATGgctctctctcaaaaaacCATGCTCCTAAtatctctcttcttcctcatctctCCTTCTCTGTCAGCCAAAGAGAACAAGTACCTGAACAACAccactttttctctctctttccctctcacTTCTTCTCAACTTTCTCTCGCTCCAAACACATCCAAACCTCTCCATCATGCCTCTCTCATTTCAAACTCCAGGCGAATCCCAAGACTCACATCGTACAACCAGAAGCTCTCCTTCAAGTATTCAATGGCTCCGATTGTTTCTCTCCCCATAGGCACTCCTCCACAGACCCAGCAGATGGTTTTAGACACTGGCAGCCAGCTCTCATGGATTCAGTGCCACAAGAAGACCCCCAAGTCAAAGCCACCACCTCCTCCGATGGCGTCGTTTgacccttctctctcctctactTTCTCTGTCTTGCCTTGTACTCACCCTATTTGCAAACCCCGAGTTCCCGATTTTACCCTCCCCACCTCTTGCGAccaaaacaaactctgccacTACTCCTACTTCTTTGCTGATGGTACTTTGGCCGAGGGCAATCTCGTCCGAGAAAAATTTACCTTTTCTCCTTCCGTAAGTACCCCTCCCTTGATCCTTGGATGCGCTAAGGACACCAGTGACAGCAAAGGTATTTTGGGTATGAACCGCGGGCGGGTTTCATTTGCTTCCGAAGCCAAAATCACAAAGTTCTCTTACTGCATACCCGCCCGCCCGGCTCAAACCGGGTCTAATCTGCCAACCGGGACTTTTTACTTGGGAAACAACCCGAATTCCGCGGGATTCCGATACGTTGACATGTTGACTTTTGATCCAAGTCAACGCATGCCGAATTTGGATCCCCTTGCCTATACAGTTGTAATGTTGGGGATAAGAATTGGCGGGAAAAAGTTAAGTATTTTACCCTCTGTTTTCCGGCACGACCCGAGCGGGGCGGGTCAGACCATGATCGATTCCGGCTCCGAGTTCACGTACTTTGTGGACGAGGCTTATACTAAGGTAAGGGAAGAGATTGTGAGACTGGTGGGACCGAGGTTAAAAAACGGTTACGTGTACGCGGGGGTAGCTGACATGTGTTTCGACGGTCATGACGTGGAGATCGGACGGCTGATAGGAGATATGGTGTTTGAGTTTGACAAAGGAGTGGAGATTGTGACGACTAAAGAACAAATTTTAGCCGATGTTGGTGGTGGGGTCCGCTGCGTGGCAATCGGGCAATCCAGCAAGCTTGGTGCGGCGAGTAATATAATTGGGAATTTTCATCAGCAAAATCAATGGGTGGAATTTGATCTGAGTAATCGTAGAGTTGGGTTCGGTAGGGCCGATTGTAGCAGATCAGTGTGA